The proteins below come from a single Crossiella sp. CA-258035 genomic window:
- a CDS encoding response regulator transcription factor, whose translation MGEPVRVSVVALDPMLEAGATGALHSCPDLAVAGPGEPPEVTVVIVDAVTGTVLDLVRETRDGPDRPEVVLVATDLAPAEALHAIAAGARGLLRRREASADRLARTVLAAAGGDCTVPPDLLDELLEHRARPVPRAGIGGVALNEREREVLRLVADGRETGEIAQQLCYSPRTVVSVVHDITHRFRLRNRAHAVAYALRAGLL comes from the coding sequence ATGGGTGAGCCGGTACGGGTCAGCGTGGTGGCGCTGGACCCGATGCTGGAAGCCGGCGCGACCGGTGCGCTGCACAGCTGCCCCGATCTGGCCGTGGCCGGGCCGGGGGAGCCGCCAGAGGTGACCGTGGTGATCGTGGACGCGGTCACCGGCACCGTGCTCGACCTGGTGCGCGAGACCCGCGACGGGCCGGACCGGCCCGAGGTGGTGCTGGTGGCCACCGACCTGGCCCCGGCCGAGGCCCTGCACGCCATCGCGGCGGGCGCCCGCGGCCTGCTGCGCCGCCGCGAGGCCAGCGCGGACCGGCTGGCCCGCACCGTGCTGGCCGCCGCGGGCGGGGACTGCACGGTGCCGCCCGACCTGCTGGACGAGCTGCTGGAACACCGCGCCCGGCCGGTGCCGCGGGCGGGGATCGGCGGGGTGGCGCTGAACGAGCGGGAACGCGAGGTGCTGCGGCTGGTCGCCGACGGCCGGGAGACCGGGGAGATCGCCCAGCAGCTGTGCTACTCGCCGCGGACGGTGGTCAGCGTGGTGCACGACATCACGCACCGGTTCCGGCTGCGCAACCGGGCGCACGCGGTGGCCTACGCGCTGCGGGCGGGTCTGCTGTGA
- a CDS encoding CbtA family protein translates to MSTPTFGSTLARGALAGVLAGLAGAAVQYFLTEVPLEAALAVEEARPADPGAAEHHGELFDRGTQLLGGLLATVVFGLAIGAVFAVVYARLRHRLPGRADFDRALLLGGVGFLVVSLLPGLKYPANPPGVGDPSTVEERTLLYLAVIVAGLVLANLAPWFNRFLAGKGWDRSTRLAVTGLSTVVLLALVVFLLPANNDPIPADIPSTLLWQFRLYSLIQLATVWTVLAAAFGLLLDRQQRTAEAPALVA, encoded by the coding sequence ATGAGCACGCCAACCTTCGGATCGACCCTGGCCCGCGGCGCACTGGCCGGTGTGCTGGCCGGACTGGCCGGCGCCGCGGTGCAGTACTTCCTCACCGAGGTCCCACTGGAAGCCGCGCTGGCGGTGGAGGAGGCCCGCCCCGCTGATCCCGGCGCGGCCGAGCACCACGGCGAGCTGTTCGACCGGGGCACCCAGCTGCTCGGCGGACTGCTGGCCACCGTGGTGTTCGGCCTGGCCATCGGCGCGGTGTTCGCGGTCGTCTACGCGCGGCTGCGGCACCGGCTGCCCGGCCGGGCCGACTTCGACCGCGCGCTGCTGCTGGGCGGCGTCGGCTTCCTGGTCGTCTCCCTGTTGCCAGGCTTGAAATATCCGGCCAACCCGCCCGGTGTCGGTGATCCGTCCACAGTGGAGGAACGCACCCTGCTGTACCTGGCGGTCATCGTCGCCGGGCTGGTGCTGGCCAACCTCGCGCCGTGGTTCAACCGGTTCCTGGCCGGCAAGGGCTGGGACCGCTCCACCAGGCTCGCGGTCACCGGACTGTCCACTGTGGTCCTGCTCGCGCTGGTGGTGTTCCTGCTGCCGGCCAACAACGACCCGATCCCGGCGGACATCCCCAGCACGCTGCTGTGGCAGTTCCGGCTGTACTCGCTGATCCAGCTGGCCACCGTGTGGACGGTGCTGGCGGCGGCGTTCGGCCTGCTGCTGGACCGTCAGCAGCGCACGGCGGAGGCGCCCGCGCTCGTGGCCTGA
- a CDS encoding PDR/VanB family oxidoreductase translates to MTHQDAPPDRLAGWAARAMDRYIRLLRGRRPADLPPEPPRRVRIEQVSAEAEDVVSLRLVAADGRALPAWQPGHHLDLCLPSGRWRQYSLCGDPADHSAGYRIAVRRIADGGGGSREVHELRAGDELGIRGPRNAFPFVPAPRYLFLAGGIGITPILPMAQAAARAGADWRLVYSGRSRASMPFLAELAGYGDRVRVHADDEQGGPPSAADLVDTADSVVYCCGPPPMLAAVRQAVPVSRPLYRERFSPPPVLGGAPFEVELRRTGITVLVPADASALTAIRAVLPDVGYSCRQGFCGTCRVRVLDGVPDRVHPADEPDQARICVARAHTRLTLDL, encoded by the coding sequence ATGACCCACCAGGACGCGCCCCCCGACCGGCTGGCCGGATGGGCGGCCCGCGCGATGGACCGCTACATCCGGCTGCTGCGCGGCCGCCGCCCGGCCGACCTGCCGCCCGAGCCGCCGCGGCGGGTGCGGATCGAGCAGGTCAGCGCCGAGGCCGAGGACGTGGTGAGTCTGCGCCTGGTCGCCGCCGACGGTCGTGCGCTGCCCGCCTGGCAGCCGGGACACCACCTGGACCTCTGCCTGCCCTCCGGCCGGTGGCGGCAGTACTCGCTGTGCGGGGACCCCGCCGACCATTCGGCTGGATACCGGATCGCGGTCCGCCGGATCGCCGACGGCGGTGGCGGCTCCCGCGAGGTGCACGAGCTGCGCGCCGGGGACGAACTGGGCATCCGGGGACCGCGCAACGCCTTCCCGTTCGTGCCCGCCCCGCGCTACCTGTTCCTGGCCGGTGGCATCGGGATCACCCCGATCCTGCCGATGGCGCAGGCCGCGGCCAGGGCGGGCGCGGACTGGCGCCTTGTCTACAGTGGACGGTCGAGGGCCAGCATGCCGTTCCTGGCTGAGCTGGCCGGTTATGGCGACCGGGTGCGGGTGCACGCCGACGACGAGCAGGGCGGCCCGCCCTCGGCCGCCGACCTGGTCGACACCGCCGACTCGGTGGTCTACTGCTGCGGCCCGCCACCCATGCTCGCCGCGGTCCGCCAGGCCGTGCCGGTGTCCCGGCCGCTCTACCGGGAACGCTTCAGCCCGCCACCGGTGCTCGGCGGCGCGCCGTTCGAGGTCGAGCTGCGCCGCACCGGCATCACCGTGCTGGTACCGGCCGATGCCTCCGCGCTCACCGCGATCCGCGCCGTGCTGCCCGATGTCGGCTACTCCTGCCGTCAGGGCTTCTGCGGCACCTGCCGGGTCCGGGTGCTCGACGGCGTGCCCGACCGCGTCCATCCGGCCGACGAACCGGACCAGGCGCGCATCTGTGTGGCCCGAGCGCACACCCGGCTGACGCTGGATCTGTGA
- a CDS encoding CbtB-domain containing protein: protein MSASAASPDRPTAIPVPAWSYLVATAALIVLYVLLQENGLVLAHASELIHEFAHDGRHALGVPCH, encoded by the coding sequence ATGTCGGCATCCGCCGCGTCCCCCGATCGTCCCACCGCCATCCCGGTCCCCGCCTGGTCCTACCTGGTCGCCACCGCCGCGCTGATCGTGCTGTACGTGCTGCTGCAGGAGAACGGCCTGGTGCTGGCGCACGCTTCGGAGCTCATCCACGAGTTCGCGCACGACGGGCGGCACGCGCTCGGCGTCCCGTGCCACTGA
- a CDS encoding right-handed parallel beta-helix repeat-containing protein, whose translation MIGKVSAVIAAAGVVVLLAPAAVAEPAKSRLVIRKGGTAEQPLVVDGTGKEVSGITVNASHVVIRNFRLVQPEGPGIRAQGNNITIEDNTITKPRNGDGDGIRFFGTGIKILRNTVSGTSNRYGHADCMQTYATNTPASQDVLIEGNRCEQIDNMCLMAEGPNEGEGSGRGHSHHFTIRGNFCETLKAAQALMFEDVQHTTIERNSFAASPVKAIGLAIKSTNATVRENEVSPGIRYEVGIDDSSRPGYQGPKPGGRP comes from the coding sequence ATGATCGGAAAGGTGTCGGCGGTCATAGCGGCGGCGGGGGTCGTGGTGCTGCTCGCCCCGGCCGCGGTCGCGGAACCGGCGAAGTCCCGGCTGGTGATCAGGAAGGGCGGCACGGCGGAGCAGCCGCTGGTCGTCGACGGCACGGGCAAGGAGGTCAGCGGCATCACCGTCAACGCCAGCCACGTGGTGATCCGCAACTTCCGGCTGGTCCAGCCCGAGGGGCCGGGGATTCGCGCGCAGGGCAATAACATCACCATCGAGGACAACACGATCACCAAGCCGCGCAACGGGGACGGCGACGGCATCCGGTTCTTCGGCACCGGGATCAAGATCCTGCGCAACACGGTTTCGGGCACCAGCAACAGGTATGGCCACGCCGACTGCATGCAGACCTACGCCACCAACACCCCGGCCAGCCAGGACGTGCTGATCGAGGGCAACCGGTGCGAGCAGATCGACAACATGTGCCTGATGGCCGAGGGCCCCAACGAAGGGGAGGGCAGCGGGCGCGGGCACTCGCACCACTTCACCATCCGCGGCAACTTCTGCGAGACGCTGAAGGCCGCGCAGGCGCTGATGTTCGAGGACGTCCAGCACACCACCATCGAGCGGAACTCCTTCGCCGCCTCGCCGGTGAAGGCGATCGGCCTGGCGATCAAGTCCACGAACGCGACCGTGCGCGAGAACGAGGTCAGCCCGGGGATCCGGTACGAGGTCGGCATCGACGACTCCTCCCGGCCGGGCTACCAGGGCCCCAAGCCCGGCGGCCGCCCCTGA
- a CDS encoding serine/threonine-protein kinase: MRSGQLIAERYRLEERLGAGGMGVVWRATDLELNRTVALKRSHSADDEHGGSQTRREARLGAGLNHPNVVTVFDVLLDGEDRWLVMEYLESRDLDRVLTEDGPLPPEQVARIGTQLAAALAAMHEDGLVHRDVKPGNVLLTAKGSAKLTDLGIARWAEETHAGGGALDGTPGFLAPEVARGEVGDAPADVFSLGATLFAAVEGCSPWGRATVNPYGQVHRAAGYQLEPRRLAGPLGPVLEALLRKRPRERPSAAEAESMLREVANGSEATIRIPPAVRRRRWGFALAAAAVVTGLVAGALVWRYSDSEPDSVIGDPRTADPCALTDPAALSRFGQARLDADYGNFNRCDVLVRLSADPEDEADVRVELEPRAGNAPSAVTATAVASIDRAPERNGQCKRTVQLNDGYRIVVSAKHIDNRRAELCAMADAVTSGVVIVLGRGQIPRRQAEPEPGALARLDACALVAENEAATALGGPAAPDPGFGNWVCEWERGRRTLLVIFDRDQPMGERDGERIDLSGRPAYVEADGYGEQTCEAAIVHRDYTGPDGKPMIEVVRVVVRDDQPGEQLCAPARAAAGQVAARLAR; the protein is encoded by the coding sequence ATGCGCAGTGGTCAACTGATCGCTGAGCGTTACCGCCTGGAGGAGCGGCTGGGCGCCGGGGGGATGGGGGTCGTCTGGCGGGCGACCGACCTGGAGCTGAACCGCACGGTGGCGCTCAAGCGGTCGCACTCGGCCGACGACGAGCACGGTGGCAGCCAGACCCGGAGGGAGGCCCGGCTCGGCGCCGGGCTCAACCACCCCAACGTGGTCACCGTCTTCGACGTGCTGCTCGACGGCGAGGACCGTTGGCTGGTCATGGAATACCTGGAGTCCCGCGACCTCGACCGGGTGCTCACCGAGGACGGTCCGCTGCCGCCGGAGCAGGTCGCCCGGATCGGCACGCAGCTGGCCGCGGCGCTGGCCGCCATGCACGAGGACGGCCTGGTGCACCGGGATGTCAAGCCGGGCAACGTCCTGCTCACCGCGAAGGGCAGCGCGAAACTGACCGACCTCGGCATCGCCCGCTGGGCCGAGGAGACCCACGCGGGCGGCGGCGCGCTGGACGGCACGCCCGGCTTCCTCGCCCCCGAGGTCGCCAGGGGCGAGGTCGGTGACGCCCCCGCGGACGTGTTCTCCTTGGGCGCCACGCTGTTCGCGGCGGTGGAGGGCTGCTCGCCCTGGGGCCGGGCCACGGTCAACCCCTACGGCCAGGTGCACCGCGCGGCCGGCTACCAGCTGGAGCCGCGGCGACTGGCCGGACCACTAGGCCCGGTGCTGGAAGCGTTGCTGCGCAAGCGACCCAGGGAACGGCCCAGTGCGGCGGAGGCGGAGTCGATGCTGCGCGAGGTGGCCAACGGCAGTGAGGCCACCATCCGGATCCCGCCCGCGGTGCGCCGCCGCCGGTGGGGGTTCGCGCTGGCCGCCGCCGCGGTGGTGACCGGGCTGGTCGCGGGCGCGCTCGTGTGGCGCTACAGCGACAGCGAACCGGACTCCGTCATCGGCGACCCGCGGACCGCGGACCCGTGCGCGCTCACCGATCCGGCCGCGCTGAGCCGGTTCGGCCAGGCCCGGCTGGATGCGGACTACGGCAACTTCAACCGGTGCGATGTGCTGGTGCGGCTCAGCGCCGACCCCGAGGACGAGGCCGACGTCCGGGTCGAGCTGGAACCGCGCGCGGGCAACGCGCCGAGCGCGGTCACCGCCACCGCGGTCGCCTCGATCGACCGCGCCCCGGAGCGCAACGGCCAGTGCAAGCGGACCGTCCAGCTCAACGACGGCTACCGGATCGTGGTCAGCGCCAAGCACATCGACAACCGCCGGGCCGAGCTGTGCGCGATGGCCGACGCGGTGACCAGCGGCGTGGTGATCGTGCTGGGCCGCGGGCAGATCCCACGCCGCCAGGCAGAACCCGAGCCCGGCGCGCTGGCCCGCCTGGACGCCTGCGCGCTGGTCGCGGAGAACGAGGCCGCCACCGCCCTGGGCGGCCCGGCCGCGCCCGACCCGGGGTTCGGCAACTGGGTCTGCGAATGGGAACGCGGCCGCCGCACACTGCTGGTGATCTTCGATCGGGACCAGCCGATGGGCGAGCGCGACGGCGAGCGCATCGACCTCAGCGGCCGCCCTGCCTACGTCGAGGCCGACGGCTACGGCGAGCAGACCTGCGAGGCCGCCATCGTGCACCGCGACTACACCGGCCCCGACGGCAAGCCGATGATCGAGGTGGTGCGCGTGGTGGTGCGCGACGACCAGCCCGGCGAGCAGCTGTGCGCACCGGCGCGGGCCGCGGCTGGCCAGGTGGCGGCCCGCCTGGCACGGTGA
- a CDS encoding FHA domain-containing protein — MTTPRAGGVLLPRKHRSLAHGVERAAPGEVYALTVTGGVRMAPMEGQQVRFGRNRPDVDVCVGEDDVQVSRKHGVLTRRFGQWWVGNTGRLPIRFPGALLLCGGEDEVPLEEGYTPLFIRGARNREHLLEVYVAGSDGGRPQPRHGEPTRPPRTWVLRPEEKLMLVVLGQRYLLHDARPQPMSRQHTAEVLAGLQPGAGWTIKRVEHMVTEVRARLSAGGVAGLTKAEVGEPVGNALNDNLLRELVLSTTLVPPDLGLLDDPFPVE; from the coding sequence ATGACCACACCCAGAGCGGGCGGCGTGCTGCTGCCCCGCAAGCACCGCAGCCTGGCCCACGGCGTGGAACGCGCCGCGCCGGGCGAGGTGTACGCGCTGACCGTGACCGGCGGCGTGCGGATGGCGCCGATGGAGGGCCAGCAGGTCCGCTTCGGGCGCAACCGGCCGGACGTCGACGTGTGCGTCGGTGAGGACGACGTGCAGGTGAGCCGGAAGCACGGCGTGCTGACCAGGCGGTTCGGCCAGTGGTGGGTGGGCAACACCGGCCGGTTGCCGATCAGGTTCCCCGGCGCGCTGCTGCTGTGCGGCGGCGAGGACGAGGTGCCGCTGGAGGAGGGCTACACGCCGCTGTTCATCCGCGGCGCGCGCAACCGCGAGCACCTGCTGGAGGTCTACGTCGCCGGTTCCGATGGCGGCCGCCCGCAGCCCCGGCACGGCGAGCCGACCCGCCCGCCGCGGACCTGGGTGCTGCGGCCGGAGGAGAAGCTGATGCTGGTCGTGCTGGGTCAGCGGTACCTGCTGCACGACGCGCGGCCGCAGCCGATGTCGCGGCAGCACACCGCGGAGGTGCTGGCCGGCCTGCAACCGGGCGCCGGGTGGACGATCAAGCGGGTCGAGCACATGGTCACCGAGGTGCGGGCGCGCCTGTCGGCCGGGGGAGTGGCCGGGCTGACCAAGGCCGAGGTGGGCGAGCCGGTGGGCAACGCGCTCAACGACAACCTGCTGCGGGAACTGGTGCTCTCCACCACGCTGGTGCCGCCGGACCTGGGGTTGCTCGACGATCCGTTCCCGGTGGAGTGA
- a CDS encoding LysR family transcriptional regulator yields the protein MVTVRQLECFVGVVDCGTFTAAAEALLLTQPALSRSVRELERVVGAPLLERLPRGVELTAVGRAVLPAARSALAEARRVREVGRRAAGLLAGELHVAVVQSLTLGALLPVVRQWREEHSGVELRITEFTHRDHLEQAVRDGFADLAVSPRPREWDGPVRELGVEEFVLVLPAGEQAPPAGRRLPVTELAQRRWVHFDPVNGLAEVVDRTCAAAGFSPVVSVRTAQTSAAPRLAAAGLGIALVPANILAPTDAVTVAFPEPAVRRPVAAFTRRAPDPMTGAFLDLLERAAEVVPPHLPAPADR from the coding sequence GTGGTGACTGTGCGGCAGTTGGAGTGTTTTGTCGGGGTGGTGGACTGCGGCACGTTCACCGCTGCTGCCGAGGCGTTGTTGCTGACGCAGCCCGCCTTGTCGCGCAGCGTGCGCGAGCTGGAGCGGGTGGTGGGCGCGCCGTTGCTGGAGCGGTTGCCGCGCGGGGTGGAGCTGACCGCGGTGGGCCGGGCGGTGCTGCCCGCGGCGCGCAGTGCGCTGGCCGAGGCCCGGCGGGTGCGGGAGGTCGGGCGGCGGGCCGCGGGGCTGCTGGCGGGGGAGCTGCACGTGGCGGTGGTGCAGTCGCTGACCCTGGGGGCGCTGCTGCCGGTGGTGCGGCAGTGGCGGGAGGAGCATTCCGGGGTGGAGCTGCGGATCACCGAGTTCACCCATCGGGACCACCTGGAGCAGGCGGTGCGGGACGGGTTCGCCGACCTCGCCGTCTCGCCCCGGCCCCGGGAGTGGGACGGGCCGGTGCGGGAGCTGGGGGTGGAGGAGTTCGTGCTGGTGCTGCCCGCGGGGGAGCAGGCGCCGCCGGCGGGGCGGCGGTTGCCGGTGACGGAGCTGGCGCAGCGGCGGTGGGTGCACTTCGACCCGGTCAACGGGCTCGCCGAGGTGGTGGACCGGACCTGCGCGGCCGCCGGTTTCAGCCCGGTGGTCTCGGTGCGGACCGCGCAGACCAGTGCCGCGCCCCGGCTGGCCGCGGCCGGGCTGGGGATCGCGTTGGTGCCCGCGAACATCCTGGCCCCGACCGACGCGGTGACGGTGGCCTTTCCCGAGCCCGCGGTGCGGCGGCCGGTGGCCGCGTTCACCCGGCGGGCGCCGGATCCGATGACCGGGGCCTTCCTGGACCTGCTCGAACGGGCGGCCGAGGTGGTGCCGCCGCATCTGCCCGCGCCCGCCGACCGCTAG
- a CDS encoding metal-dependent hydrolase, with protein sequence MSHEQPDRLVLSARDVHFDWSRTPLHWVPGEPFATHIINVMHLLLPEGERWFVKVFQQALPLVRDAELREQVIGFVGQEAVHAESHQGAQEHLREQGIDPDPYVRQVEWMFARILGDRDLDARGQRAWLVERLAYVAAVEHVTAFLGQWILDARGLDRAGADATMLDLLRWHGAEEVEHRSVAFDLYTHVDGGYLRRLRAMAIVGPVLVLLWVRGLKHLMRADPELGGRVRPRWRDVSRGARRGLLPGYGQLLRKMATFFRRSYHPAQEGCTAQAVAYLATSPAARAAEH encoded by the coding sequence ATGAGCCACGAGCAACCCGACCGCCTGGTCCTCTCCGCCCGCGACGTGCACTTCGACTGGAGCCGCACCCCGCTGCACTGGGTGCCGGGCGAGCCGTTCGCCACCCACATCATCAACGTCATGCACCTGCTGCTGCCCGAGGGCGAGCGCTGGTTCGTCAAGGTCTTCCAGCAGGCCCTGCCGCTGGTCAGGGACGCGGAGCTGCGTGAGCAGGTGATCGGCTTCGTCGGTCAGGAGGCCGTGCACGCCGAGTCCCACCAAGGCGCCCAGGAACACCTGCGGGAGCAGGGCATCGACCCGGACCCGTACGTGCGGCAGGTGGAGTGGATGTTCGCCAGGATCCTCGGCGACCGGGACCTCGACGCCCGGGGTCAGCGGGCCTGGCTGGTGGAACGGCTGGCCTACGTGGCCGCGGTGGAACACGTCACCGCCTTCCTCGGCCAGTGGATCCTGGACGCGCGCGGCCTGGACCGGGCAGGCGCCGATGCGACCATGCTGGACCTGTTGCGCTGGCACGGGGCCGAGGAGGTCGAGCACCGCTCGGTCGCCTTCGACCTGTACACCCACGTCGACGGCGGCTACCTGCGCCGGCTGCGCGCGATGGCGATCGTGGGACCGGTGCTGGTGCTGCTGTGGGTGCGCGGCCTGAAGCACCTGATGCGGGCCGATCCGGAGCTGGGCGGGCGGGTCCGGCCGCGCTGGCGCGACGTCAGCCGCGGCGCCCGCCGGGGTCTGCTGCCCGGCTACGGCCAGCTGCTGCGCAAGATGGCCACCTTCTTCCGCCGCTCCTACCACCCCGCCCAGGAGGGCTGCACCGCCCAGGCCGTGGCCTACCTGGCGACCTCGCCCGCCGCGCGGGCCGCGGAGCACTGA
- a CDS encoding GNAT family protein, protein MPVPTLRPVTEPDLALFRRFATEPWLVGLDWNGFSDPGAATRRFPVDGYLGEDGGRLIVEVDGTATGSVGWDTRSHGRGRYWEIGIVLLPEWRGQGIGWRAQAMLCDYLFLHTPAERIQAGTHPENHAEQRSLVKAGFQHEGVLRAVEWRAGQWRDGYLYSRLRSDPAPDPAA, encoded by the coding sequence GTGCCCGTGCCGACCCTGCGCCCGGTGACCGAGCCGGATCTGGCCCTGTTCCGCCGGTTCGCCACCGAACCCTGGCTGGTCGGCCTGGACTGGAACGGCTTCAGCGACCCCGGCGCGGCCACCCGGCGGTTCCCGGTGGACGGCTACCTCGGCGAGGACGGCGGCCGGCTGATCGTCGAGGTCGACGGCACCGCAACGGGTTCTGTCGGCTGGGACACCAGGAGCCACGGCCGCGGCCGGTACTGGGAGATCGGCATCGTGCTGCTGCCGGAGTGGCGCGGCCAGGGCATCGGCTGGCGGGCGCAGGCGATGCTGTGCGACTACCTGTTCCTGCACACCCCGGCCGAGCGGATCCAGGCCGGCACCCACCCGGAGAACCACGCCGAGCAGCGTTCCCTGGTGAAGGCGGGTTTCCAGCACGAGGGCGTGCTGCGCGCGGTGGAATGGCGCGCCGGCCAGTGGCGGGACGGTTACCTGTACAGCAGGCTGCGCAGCGACCCGGCCCCCGACCCCGCCGCCTGA
- a CDS encoding TetR/AcrR family transcriptional regulator: protein MSPAERRDDLISAALELYSSRAPELVSIEDIITHAEVSRALFYRYFGSLRELHVAALRTAVDELVDRLTRREPGTLLEQLRRALGVFVDVADTYATAYIALLRSGSVVATRDTDALVDEVRHLAVQEILDVTGVTEPSPFLLLTLRCWVAVVEGSLLIWLQERDHTREELIGWLIDQLAAMTAATATRDPVVAELLTRIAPEV, encoded by the coding sequence ATGTCCCCGGCCGAGCGCCGGGACGACCTGATCAGCGCCGCCCTGGAGCTGTACAGCAGCCGTGCGCCGGAACTGGTGTCGATCGAGGACATCATCACCCACGCCGAGGTCTCCAGGGCCCTGTTCTACCGCTACTTCGGCAGCCTGCGCGAACTGCACGTGGCCGCGCTGCGCACCGCGGTGGACGAGCTGGTCGACCGGCTCACCCGGCGCGAGCCCGGCACCCTGCTCGAGCAGCTGCGGCGCGCCCTCGGCGTGTTCGTCGACGTCGCCGACACCTACGCCACCGCCTACATCGCCTTGCTGCGCAGCGGATCCGTGGTCGCCACCAGGGACACCGACGCACTCGTCGACGAGGTCAGGCACCTCGCGGTGCAGGAGATCCTGGACGTCACCGGCGTCACCGAGCCGAGCCCGTTCCTGCTGCTGACCCTGCGCTGCTGGGTCGCGGTGGTCGAGGGCAGCCTGCTGATCTGGTTGCAGGAACGCGACCACACCCGCGAGGAGCTGATCGGCTGGCTGATCGACCAGTTGGCCGCCATGACCGCGGCCACCGCCACCCGCGATCCGGTGGTCGCGGAACTGCTCACCCGCATCGCCCCGGAGGTGTGA
- a CDS encoding SDR family oxidoreductase, whose protein sequence is MSHNAVPAEAGRTRFVQGDGVRLAVREWGDAAAPTVLCVHGYPDDSSVWTDVAVRLAERFHVVAYDVRGAGDSGKPKERKDYLLDRLVADLVAVAAAVSPDEPVHLLAHDWGSIQAWHAVTDPALKTRIRSYTSISGPCLDHAGHWIRDRLRKPSPRRLRELLRQLVFSGYIGFFQLPFAPELAWRSGVLPKVMGRLVKLGDGVAIPPPVLADGLHGLQLYRANMPPRFARPAQRRTEVPVQVLAPTRDPFVSTPVQTDIARWVSDLRVRRIAGGHWLPRSRPEVIARCVTEFAEHLDGGPETRSLRRIRPMRPKQRWADHLVLVTGAGSGIGRETALAFAEHGADVVVSDVDGESAAHTAELAERFGVTASAHTVDVADEKAMTAFAEEVRRGRGVPDVVVNNAGIGMAGALLDTSTEDWQRVIDVNLWGVIHGSRLFAEQLVERGEGGHLVNIASAAAYLYSRTLPAYATTKSAVLTLTQCLRAELAPHRIGVTAVCPGIVNTNITRSTRFVGLDDSQQQRSRDRTAALYRRRNYPPSKVARAILLAVHQDKPLAPVTPEAHAGLLISRLTPGLLRAAARRDLTPH, encoded by the coding sequence ATGTCTCACAACGCGGTGCCTGCGGAGGCCGGACGCACCCGGTTCGTCCAGGGCGACGGGGTCCGGCTGGCCGTGCGGGAATGGGGCGACGCCGCCGCGCCGACCGTCCTCTGTGTGCACGGCTACCCGGACGACAGTTCGGTGTGGACGGATGTCGCGGTACGGCTGGCCGAGCGGTTCCACGTGGTCGCCTACGACGTGCGCGGCGCGGGCGATTCCGGCAAGCCCAAGGAGCGCAAGGACTACCTCCTGGACCGGCTGGTCGCCGACCTGGTGGCCGTGGCGGCGGCGGTGAGCCCAGACGAACCGGTGCACCTGCTGGCCCACGACTGGGGCTCGATCCAGGCCTGGCACGCGGTCACCGACCCGGCGCTGAAGACCCGGATCCGTTCCTACACCTCGATTTCCGGCCCCTGCCTGGACCATGCCGGACACTGGATCCGGGACCGGCTGCGCAAGCCGAGCCCCCGTCGGCTGCGGGAACTGTTGCGGCAGCTGGTGTTCTCCGGCTACATCGGCTTCTTCCAGCTGCCGTTCGCGCCGGAACTGGCCTGGCGCAGCGGAGTCCTGCCGAAGGTGATGGGACGGCTGGTCAAGCTCGGCGACGGGGTCGCCATCCCGCCGCCGGTGCTCGCCGACGGCCTGCACGGACTCCAGCTGTACCGGGCCAACATGCCGCCCCGGTTCGCCCGGCCGGCCCAGCGGCGCACCGAGGTGCCGGTGCAGGTGCTGGCGCCGACCAGGGACCCGTTCGTCAGCACGCCGGTGCAGACCGACATCGCCCGCTGGGTCAGCGACCTGCGGGTGCGGCGGATCGCCGGTGGGCACTGGCTGCCGCGCAGCAGGCCCGAGGTCATCGCGCGCTGCGTCACCGAGTTCGCCGAGCACCTCGACGGCGGCCCGGAAACCCGGTCGCTGCGCCGGATCCGCCCAATGCGGCCCAAGCAGCGCTGGGCCGACCACCTGGTGCTGGTCACCGGCGCGGGCAGTGGCATCGGGCGGGAGACCGCGCTGGCCTTCGCCGAGCACGGCGCCGACGTGGTTGTGTCCGATGTGGACGGTGAGTCGGCGGCGCACACGGCCGAGCTGGCCGAGCGGTTCGGCGTCACCGCCAGCGCGCACACCGTGGACGTGGCCGACGAGAAGGCCATGACCGCCTTCGCCGAGGAGGTCCGGCGGGGCAGGGGAGTGCCGGACGTGGTGGTCAACAACGCCGGCATCGGCATGGCCGGTGCGCTGCTGGACACCAGCACCGAGGACTGGCAGCGGGTCATCGACGTCAACCTGTGGGGCGTCATCCACGGCTCGCGCCTGTTCGCCGAGCAGCTGGTCGAGCGCGGCGAGGGCGGGCACCTGGTCAACATCGCCTCCGCCGCGGCCTACCTCTACTCGCGCACCCTGCCCGCCTACGCCACCACCAAGTCCGCGGTGCTCACCCTGACTCAGTGCCTGCGCGCCGAGCTGGCCCCGCACCGCATCGGCGTCACCGCGGTCTGCCCCGGCATCGTCAACACCAACATCACCCGCAGCACCCGCTTCGTCGGCCTCGACGACAGCCAGCAGCAGCGCAGCCGGGACCGCACTGCCGCCCTGTACCGCAGGCGCAACTACCCGCCTTCGAAGGTCGCCCGCGCCATCCTGCTCGCCGTGCACCAGGACAAACCGCTCGCGCCGGTCACCCCGGAGGCGCACGCCGGGCTGCTGATCTCCCGCCTCACGCCCGGTCTGCTGCGCGCCGCCGCCCGCCGCGACCTGACCCCGCACTGA